The nucleotide window ATTTACTCCTGCAAAATCTGAATTTACAGCTTTTTTGAGCGAATAAGTTATTGGCGTCCACCCAGTTGCGTTAATTGTTGCAAGTTTGTCTAATATTGTATGGGTATTGTTTGTGCCGAGCGGTGTGACAAGCTGTGACGCTGTGCAACTTTGTGCTGGTGTAAACCCGTTTTTGTGTCCATAAACTCTTAATCCTGCGGTCGTCGTTGGGCTCATCTGTGGTAAAACATCTCGCAGTGTATCTAGTGCAACATCAATTTTCCGTTTGCTACCCAGTGATTCATTCATGCTGTTTGAAAAATCTACAATAAACAAAATTTTTTCTTTTGCATTTTCAAGTGACTCCATAGGTATTTCAGTCGGGTTATATCGATTAAAATTAAAGTTTGGCTCTGAAATCGCTTTTAAGGATATGGACACCCCCGCAATTAATGCTAAAATAGAACAATAGATTATATGTTTTTTCATTTTGTTTCCTCATCTAATAAATAAAAACGGAGGTATTTATGGAACTCTTTGACGCTTTTAATACAAGAAAGACTATCAGAAAATACAAAGAAACTACTCCCCCAACTGAAGATATAAAAAGAATTATTAATGCAGCCAGAGTCGCTCCATCGGCTACAAATTCTCAAAATTGGAAGTTCGTTGCTGTTTTAAACAAAGATTTAAAGCAAAAAATGGCGGCTGCTGTTGCGAAAAAATATGATGAAATTATGCTGTGGAATGAGGCTCAAGATTTGCTTCCTCAATTAAAAGGTTCCAAAGCGTATTCAGTGTTTTTTGAAAATGCTCCATGTGTCATTGCTGCGATTGAATATCCAAGGTTTTCTGATACAAATGAGCTTTTTAAAAGACGTGGATTAACTCTTTCTGAATATGAGCAAGCTCGCCCCGATTCATCTTTACTAAGTATGGGGGCTGCTATTGAAAATATATCGCTTGCAGCTCATGGATTGGGTTATGGAACTTGTTGGATGTGTGCACCAATTGTTGCTTATAAAGAATTAAAAGAACTTTTAAATATTGAAGCAAGTGCAAAAATAGTTTCTTTAATAGCACTTGGTTTTCCTCAAGACGAAACTCCAAGTCAGCCAACTAAAAAATCTTTAGATGACATAATGGAAATAATATAAATAACAAACAAAGAGCCGCTTTCGCGACTCTTTAAATCTTTTAAATATTAAATTTCAAACGGCTTACTCAGCTTATGTTAAACCTAACATTTTTTTGTACCAGCTAAACGTTTCAATTTCAAGACCATTGAACGTTGTTTTTAAGCATTGACGTTTTAGATATTTGTCGAATTCATCATTCAACTTTGAGTTAACGCTTGTTTTTTCAGTTGTTAATTCGCGAGTAAGATTAACCATTTGAAGAGCCTCCTAGTTTGTTGTTTGTAATAGTAATTGTAATATATATAAAATGCATAGATTAAATTAGTAGGGAGTCGTTATTGATTTGGCTCAATGTGTCATTTAATTTGTGAGTAAATTATATCATGTTTGTTTGATATATTCCATTATGCTATAACGCATAAAGATGTTTTTTTTTGCTAGCTATTGAGTAAGAGGCTATGTAAATTTTCATATAGTTTATTGTTTTTTTAATCTAATATTAGTTGTTTTATAAAAATTATGTTTTTATCCTCAAATTCAGAGCTTTTTAGTTCGCATATGTATGGACATAACTCGGATTTACTGCTAACCATCTGAATGTTTCTGTTTCGTTACTTTCAGGAATGTCAGTAACGAAAGTACCACCATAACGCCCTCTCCCGAATTGAACAATTCCCTGCTTGGACATATTCTGGAGGGCTTTTCTTATGGTGTTTGTGCTTACGTCGAATTGTTTAGCCAAATCGTCCATCGATGGGAGCTTTTCACCGATATCATAAGTGTCTCGGATTAATTTGACTAAATTTTCTTCAATCTTTTGATAACAATAGAAAGCAGCATCTTCGGCTTTAGCAAAAATGGAGTTTTCTTTTAGGGGTTGCAGGGTTGGTGCGTTAGGCATTTTTACAACGATTGTGCCGTATCTTCCTCGGCGAGATAATAAAATACCTTCGTTGATAAGATTTTTCAATGCATCGTGTATCGTTTTTATACTTACATTTAAGATTGTAGATAATTCTTGATGGGCAGGAAGCTTATCTGATACTTTTAAATTTTTAGATATATATTGTTTTAAATCTTCTGATACCTTAGAAACTAAGGTGTCAGATTGGATTTGATAAACAGGAAGTGTTGTTTCGTTGAATTCTGGGATTCGTTTTAAAATCCAGTTAGCGTCATTTCCTCTAGTCAGTCTTGATTCTAAAATACCGCACTTGCATAGATATTCATAAGCTAATCTTGTTGTGTTAGCAGAAACTTTCATCGTTGATGCAAGTTTCCTTGATGATGGAATAGCTTGATTAATTTTAATTTTTTCATCAATTATTAGTTTTTTAACTTGTTCAATTATTTTATCTCGTTTTGAAGTTAATTTTCTCGTTGTGGTTGACAAAATGCTTGGATTTTCAGGGTTTACAATCATAGTACCGATTTTTTGTTTTGAGATTAAAATACCTTCATCTTCAACGTAGCGAATGGCATTTTGTACCGTCCCGATGCTTACTCCCAGATAGTTCGCAAGTTCTTGTTTTTGAGGTAAAAGATTTGTTTCTTCAAGAGAGTGATTTCTTAATCCTTCAATAATCCAGCTTGTTAGCCAACCTTGAATTAAAGTGTCTTTTGATTTTGTTGTTTCTTTGAAGTTTGGTATA belongs to Candidatus Gastranaerophilales bacterium and includes:
- a CDS encoding VWA domain-containing protein, whose translation is MKKHIIYCSILALIAGVSISLKAISEPNFNFNRYNPTEIPMESLENAKEKILFIVDFSNSMNESLGSKRKIDVALDTLRDVLPQMSPTTTAGLRVYGHKNGFTPAQSCTASQLVTPLGTNNTHTILDKLATINATGWTPITYSLKKAVNSDFAGVNGPKRIVLLSDGGENCDESPCDYAIELMKLRDDIRIDVIAFTISDMDANDQLKCAALTTSGKFYSADTAAQLSDSLKNSLNMKKDVQGVILQK
- a CDS encoding nitroreductase family protein, whose product is MELFDAFNTRKTIRKYKETTPPTEDIKRIINAARVAPSATNSQNWKFVAVLNKDLKQKMAAAVAKKYDEIMLWNEAQDLLPQLKGSKAYSVFFENAPCVIAAIEYPRFSDTNELFKRRGLTLSEYEQARPDSSLLSMGAAIENISLAAHGLGYGTCWMCAPIVAYKELKELLNIEASAKIVSLIALGFPQDETPSQPTKKSLDDIMEII
- a CDS encoding GntR family transcriptional regulator, producing the protein MKKNTQYKRILISELPISIPNFKETTKSKDTLIQGWLTSWIIEGLRNHSLEETNLLPQKQELANYLGVSIGTVQNAIRYVEDEGILISKQKIGTMIVNPENPSILSTTTRKLTSKRDKIIEQVKKLIIDEKIKINQAIPSSRKLASTMKVSANTTRLAYEYLCKCGILESRLTRGNDANWILKRIPEFNETTLPVYQIQSDTLVSKVSEDLKQYISKNLKVSDKLPAHQELSTILNVSIKTIHDALKNLINEGILLSRRGRYGTIVVKMPNAPTLQPLKENSIFAKAEDAAFYCYQKIEENLVKLIRDTYDIGEKLPSMDDLAKQFDVSTNTIRKALQNMSKQGIVQFGRGRYGGTFVTDIPESNETETFRWLAVNPSYVHTYAN